From one Rubrobacter xylanophilus genomic stretch:
- a CDS encoding aldo/keto reductase: MQKRRLGRSGLEVSEIGLGCMGMSQSYGPNPGDRRQMIALIRKAVELGVTFFDTAEVYGPFDNEELVGEALAPLREEVVIATKFGFRYDENGRPSPANGLDSRPEQIRRAVEGSLERLGTDHIDLLYQHRVDPEVPIEEVAGTVGDLIREGKVRHFGLSEAAAQTIRRAHAVQPVAAIQSEYSLWWRKPEEEVLPLCEELGIGFVPYSPLGKGFLTGKIDEGARFAEGDIRGTIPRFAQEARKANRALVDLLGEIARQKGATPAQIALAWLLAQKPWIAPIPGTRRPERLTENIGAAQIELTPEDMHKIEEAASRIEIQGARYPEELERMTYR; this comes from the coding sequence GTGCAGAAGCGCAGACTCGGAAGGAGCGGCCTCGAGGTCTCGGAGATCGGGCTCGGCTGCATGGGCATGAGCCAGAGCTACGGCCCCAACCCCGGCGACCGGCGGCAGATGATCGCCCTGATCCGCAAAGCGGTGGAGCTGGGCGTGACGTTTTTCGACACCGCCGAGGTCTACGGCCCCTTCGACAACGAGGAGCTGGTGGGCGAGGCGCTCGCCCCGCTGCGCGAGGAGGTGGTGATCGCCACCAAGTTCGGCTTCCGCTACGACGAGAACGGACGCCCCAGCCCGGCCAACGGCCTGGACAGCCGGCCGGAGCAGATCCGGCGGGCGGTCGAGGGCTCGCTCGAGCGCCTTGGGACCGACCACATCGACCTCCTCTACCAGCACCGGGTCGACCCGGAGGTGCCGATCGAAGAGGTCGCGGGCACCGTGGGGGACCTGATCCGGGAGGGCAAGGTCAGGCACTTCGGCCTCTCCGAGGCGGCGGCACAAACGATCCGGCGGGCGCACGCGGTGCAGCCGGTCGCCGCGATCCAGAGCGAGTACTCGCTGTGGTGGCGCAAACCCGAGGAGGAGGTTTTGCCTCTCTGTGAGGAGCTCGGGATCGGCTTCGTCCCGTACAGCCCGCTGGGCAAGGGGTTCCTGACGGGAAAAATAGACGAGGGGGCGCGCTTCGCCGAGGGCGACATCCGCGGCACCATCCCCCGCTTCGCGCAGGAGGCTAGAAAGGCCAACCGGGCGCTGGTGGACCTGCTCGGCGAGATCGCGCGGCAGAAGGGCGCCACCCCGGCCCAGATCGCGCTCGCGTGGCTTTTGGCGCAGAAGCCCTGGATCGCGCCGATCCCCGGCACCCGTCGCCCCGAGCGCCTCACGGAGAACATCGGCGCGGCGCAGATCGAGCTCACCCCCGAGGACATGCACAAGATCGAGGAGGCAGCCTCGAGGATCGAGATCCAGGGCGCCCGCTACCCCGAGGAGCTGGAGCGCATGACTTACCGCTAG
- a CDS encoding (R)-mandelonitrile lyase — protein MKVTRNGRRPSGRGPAEWFTGDVYIDTAAEPSGPSRLAASVVHFTPGARTAWHTHPGGQTIYVTEGVGLCQRRGGPVEVIRPGDSVFFEPGEEHWHGAAPDRFMTHVAMQQTDEEGNAAFWGEHVTDEEYGAAPPTGS, from the coding sequence ATGAAGGTCACGAGAAACGGAAGGAGGCCCTCCGGCAGAGGACCTGCGGAGTGGTTCACCGGAGACGTCTACATCGACACCGCGGCCGAGCCCTCGGGGCCCTCCCGCCTGGCGGCGAGCGTCGTCCACTTCACCCCGGGGGCCCGCACGGCGTGGCACACCCACCCGGGCGGCCAGACCATCTACGTCACCGAGGGCGTGGGGCTGTGCCAGCGCAGGGGAGGGCCGGTCGAGGTGATAAGGCCCGGAGACTCCGTCTTCTTCGAGCCGGGCGAGGAGCACTGGCACGGGGCGGCCCCGGACCGCTTCATGACCCACGTGGCGATGCAGCAGACCGACGAGGAGGGCAACGCCGCCTTCTGGGGCGAGCACGTCACCGACGAGGAGTACGGCGCGGCACCGCCCACGGGCAGCTGA
- a CDS encoding cupin domain-containing protein, with product MISGFTGEPEVLSYRFGDDGRIPNNPHLPLLVYRGALPGGGAEGFEGLFRGNGWDGMWRDGIFGYHHYHSTAHEVLGVARGAARVTFGGEGGVTLEVGVGDAVVIPAGVGHCNRGASRDLLVVGAYPVGQSWDLCTGEPGERPRVLENIRRVPLPERDPLFGEGGPLIELWGEG from the coding sequence ATGATTTCGGGGTTTACGGGGGAACCCGAGGTGCTCTCCTACCGCTTCGGGGACGACGGGAGGATCCCCAACAACCCGCATCTGCCGCTTCTCGTCTACAGGGGAGCGCTACCCGGCGGAGGGGCGGAGGGCTTCGAGGGGCTCTTCCGGGGCAACGGGTGGGATGGCATGTGGCGCGATGGGATCTTCGGCTACCACCACTACCACAGCACGGCGCACGAGGTGCTCGGGGTGGCCCGGGGCGCTGCCCGGGTGACCTTCGGCGGTGAGGGAGGGGTTACGCTGGAGGTGGGTGTCGGGGATGCGGTGGTCATCCCGGCGGGCGTGGGGCACTGCAACAGGGGAGCGAGCCGGGATCTTCTGGTGGTCGGGGCCTATCCGGTGGGGCAGTCGTGGGATCTGTGTACCGGGGAGCCCGGGGAGCGTCCGCGGGTGCTGGAGAACATCCGGCGGGTTCCCCTGCCGGAGCGGGACCCGCTCTTCGGGGAGGGCGGCCCGCTCATCGAGCTCTGGGGAGAGGGCTGA
- a CDS encoding ABC transporter ATP-binding protein translates to MGVTIEHEEQSRPAISISGLCKTYASGLEALKGIDLEIRRGEIFALLGPNGAGKTTLIGIVCGLVNASRGKVLVDGHDIVSDYREARSLVGLVPQELVTETFETVWDTVNFSRGLFGKRSDPEYVEKVLRELSLWDKRDEKIMALSGGMKRRVMIAKALAHEPRILFLDEPTAGVDVELRRDMWGTVRRLRESGVTIILTTHYIEEAEELADRIGVMNRGELVLVEEKRKLMRRLGRKKLTLQLAERLEEVPPALAGYRLELSEDGRELVYTYETQAGRVGIASLLADLNAAGIRFEDLQTEQSTLEEIFVGLVRGER, encoded by the coding sequence ATGGGAGTCACGATCGAACACGAGGAGCAGTCCCGGCCCGCCATCTCCATCTCCGGGCTCTGCAAGACCTACGCCTCCGGCCTGGAGGCGCTCAAAGGGATAGACCTGGAGATCCGGCGCGGCGAGATCTTCGCCCTCCTCGGGCCGAACGGGGCCGGCAAGACGACGCTCATCGGGATCGTCTGCGGGCTGGTGAACGCCAGCCGGGGGAAGGTGCTCGTCGACGGGCACGACATCGTCTCCGACTACCGCGAGGCGCGCTCCCTCGTCGGGCTCGTCCCGCAGGAGCTCGTGACCGAGACCTTCGAGACGGTCTGGGACACCGTCAACTTCAGCCGGGGGCTCTTCGGGAAGCGCTCGGACCCGGAATACGTCGAGAAGGTGCTGCGGGAGCTCTCGCTGTGGGACAAGAGGGACGAGAAGATCATGGCGCTCTCCGGCGGGATGAAGCGGCGGGTCATGATCGCCAAGGCGCTCGCCCACGAGCCGCGCATCCTCTTTCTGGACGAGCCGACGGCGGGCGTGGACGTGGAGCTCAGGCGCGATATGTGGGGCACGGTGCGCCGCCTGCGCGAGAGCGGCGTGACGATCATCCTCACCACCCACTACATCGAGGAGGCCGAGGAGCTCGCAGACCGCATCGGCGTCATGAACCGCGGCGAGCTGGTGCTCGTCGAGGAGAAGCGGAAGCTGATGCGCCGGCTCGGCAGGAAGAAGCTGACGCTGCAGCTCGCGGAGAGGCTCGAGGAGGTACCGCCCGCGCTCGCCGGCTACCGGCTGGAGCTCTCCGAAGACGGCAGGGAGCTGGTCTACACCTACGAGACGCAGGCCGGGCGGGTAGGCATCGCCTCGCTGCTCGCCGACCTGAACGCGGCGGGCATCCGCTTCGAGGATCTGCAGACCGAGCAGAGCACGCTGGAGGAGATCTTCGTCGGTTTGGTGAGAGGAGAGAGATGA
- a CDS encoding metal-sulfur cluster assembly factor yields the protein MSEAAGGVAALRREDVIRVLDGCYDPCCEERRISVVDMGLIEDVEICGGRVGIRMLLTSGWCPFAARLTETIRERVGGLPGVEAVEVEVVWDPVWSPERMSESAREKLRLPLERLLPLREARIGRGGRR from the coding sequence GTGTCGGAGGCTGCTGGCGGCGTTGCGGCGTTGCGGCGGGAGGACGTCATCCGGGTACTGGACGGGTGCTACGACCCCTGCTGCGAGGAGCGAAGGATAAGCGTCGTGGACATGGGGCTCATCGAGGACGTTGAGATATGCGGGGGGCGGGTGGGGATCCGGATGCTCCTCACCAGCGGGTGGTGTCCTTTTGCGGCCCGGCTCACGGAGACCATCCGGGAACGGGTGGGTGGGCTGCCGGGGGTCGAGGCGGTAGAGGTGGAGGTGGTCTGGGATCCGGTCTGGAGTCCGGAGAGGATGAGCGAGTCGGCGCGGGAGAAGCTCCGGCTTCCGCTGGAGCGGCTCCTGCCGCTGCGCGAGGCCCGCATCGGGAGAGGAGGCAGGCGGTGA
- a CDS encoding amphi-Trp domain-containing protein — translation MGEKRDRDVEKVYSTEEFVAKLRRLADALESGGRFEIQVAGERIYVPARAEFNVEHEREGDEEELEFQLKWRNR, via the coding sequence TTGGGTGAGAAACGAGACAGGGACGTGGAGAAGGTCTACTCGACGGAGGAGTTCGTTGCGAAGCTGCGCCGGCTCGCGGACGCCCTCGAGTCCGGCGGGCGCTTCGAGATCCAGGTGGCAGGCGAGAGGATCTACGTCCCCGCACGCGCGGAGTTCAACGTGGAGCACGAGCGCGAGGGCGACGAGGAGGAGCTGGAGTTCCAGCTGAAGTGGAGAAACCGCTGA
- a CDS encoding ABC transporter permease yields the protein MNLYAIRAIYKFEMARTFRTLLQSGVSPVVSTSLYFVVFGAAIGTRITDVDGVPYGAFIVPGLVMLSLLTQSISNASFGIFFPKFTGTIYEVLSAPVSWLEVVIGYVGAAATKSVGLGLIILATSSLFVPLQIEHPFWMLAFLLLTAITFCLFGFVLGIWAENFEKLQLVPFLIVTPLVFLGGSFYSIEMLPPFWQTASLFNPVVYLISAFRWSFYGSSDVSVSVSVAMTLVFLAACLFAVRWIFKTGYHLRT from the coding sequence ATGAACCTCTACGCGATACGCGCGATCTACAAGTTCGAGATGGCCCGCACCTTCCGCACGCTGCTGCAGAGCGGCGTCTCGCCGGTCGTCTCGACCTCGCTGTACTTCGTCGTCTTCGGCGCGGCCATCGGCACGCGCATAACCGACGTGGACGGGGTACCCTACGGCGCGTTCATCGTGCCGGGGCTCGTCATGCTCTCGCTGCTGACCCAGAGCATCTCCAACGCCTCGTTCGGGATCTTCTTCCCCAAGTTCACCGGCACCATCTACGAGGTGCTCTCCGCACCGGTCTCCTGGCTCGAGGTGGTCATCGGCTACGTCGGGGCGGCGGCGACCAAGTCCGTGGGGCTCGGCCTGATCATCCTCGCCACCTCCTCCCTCTTCGTGCCGCTGCAGATAGAGCACCCCTTCTGGATGCTCGCGTTCCTCCTGCTCACCGCCATCACGTTCTGCCTCTTCGGGTTCGTCCTGGGGATCTGGGCCGAGAACTTCGAGAAGCTGCAGCTCGTGCCGTTCCTCATCGTCACGCCCCTGGTCTTCCTCGGCGGCAGCTTCTACTCCATCGAGATGCTCCCGCCCTTCTGGCAGACGGCGAGCCTCTTCAACCCGGTCGTCTACCTGATCAGCGCCTTCCGCTGGAGCTTCTACGGAAGCTCCGACGTGAGCGTCTCCGTGAGCGTGGCGATGACGCTGGTCTTCCTGGCCGCCTGCCTGTTTGCGGTGCGCTGGATCTTCAAGACCGGCTACCACCTGCGGACGTAG